In Phocoena phocoena chromosome 11, mPhoPho1.1, whole genome shotgun sequence, one DNA window encodes the following:
- the SLC6A12 gene encoding sodium- and chloride-dependent betaine transporter: MEFVLSVAGEIIGLGNVWRFPYLCYKNGGGAFFFPYFIFFFTCGIPVFFLEVALGQYTSQGSVTAWRKICPLLQGIGLASVVIEAYLNVYYIIILSWALFYLFSSFTSELPWTACTHSWNTEHCMDFLNRSAAGTAAPPVNFTSPVMEFWERRVLGISSGIHDLGALRWELALCLLLAWVVCYFCIWKGVKSTGKVVYFTATFPYLMLAILLIRGITLPGAYEGIIYYLKPDLLRLKDPQVWMDAGTQIFFSFAICQGCLTALGSYNKYHNNCYRDSIALCFLNSATSFVAGFVVFSILGFMSQEQGVPISEVAESGPGLAFIAFPKAVSMMPLSQLWSCLFFIMLIFLGLDSQFVCVECLVTASVDMFPRQLRKSGRRELLILAIVVLCYLIGLFLVTEGGMYIFQLFDYYACSGACLLFLSVFEVLCVGWVYGADRFYDNVEDMIGYRPWPLVKISWLFLTPGLCLATFLFSLSKYTPLRYNNVYVYPAWGYFIGWLLAGSSMSCIPLFIVIALLKTQGSFRKRLRQLVTPDPSLPQPKRHLCLDGGSGRDCGPSPTKAGLMAGEKETHL, from the exons ATGGAGTTCGTGCTGTCCGTGGCCGGGGAGATCATTGGGCTGGGCAACGTCTGGAGGTTTCCCTACCTCTGCTACAAAAACGGGGGAG GAGCCTTCTTCTTCCCCTACTTCATCTTCTTCTTCACCTGCGGCATCCCAGTGTTCTTTCTGGAAGTGGCGTTGGGCCAGTACACCAGCCAGGGCAGCGTCACAGCCTGGAGGAAgatctgccccctcctccagg GCATTGGCCTGGCGTCTGTGGTCATCGAGGCCTATCTGAACGTCTACTACATCATCATCCTCTCCTGGGCCCTCTTCTACCTGTTCAGCTCCTTTACCTCCGAGCTGCCCTGGACTGCCTGCACCCACTCCTGGAACACAG AGCACTGCATGGACTTCCTGAACCGCTCAGCAGCTGGCACAGCGGCCCCGCCCGTGAACTTCACCTCCCCCGTCATGGAATTCTGGGA GAGACGTGTTCTGGGCATCAGCTCCGGCATCCACGACCTGGGGGCCCTGCGTTGGGAGCTGGCCCTCTGCCTCCTGCTTGCCTGGGTCGTCTGCTACTTCTGCATCTGGAAGGGGGTCAAGTCCACGGGCAAG GTTGTCTACTTCACAGCCACATTCCCCTACCTGATGCTGGCCATCCTACTGATCCGAGGCATCACCCTGCCCGGAGCCTACGAGGGCATCATCTACTATCTAAAACCAGATTTGCTTCGGCTCAAGGACCCACAG GTGTGGATGGACGCAGGCACCCAGATCTTCTTCTCCTTCGCCATCTGCCAGGGGTGCCTGACGGCCCTGGGCAGCTACAACAAGTACCACAACAACTGTTACAG GGACAGCATCGCCCTCTGCTTCCTGAACAGCGCCACCAGCTTCGTGGCCGGGTTTGTGGTCTTCTCCATCCTGGGCTTCATGTCCCAGGAGCAGGGGGTGCCCATCTCCGAGGTGGCCGAGTCAG GCCCTGGTCTGGCCTTCATTGCCTTCCCCAAGGCTGTGAGCATGATGCCCCTGTCCCAGCTGTGGTCCTGCCTCTTCTTCATCATGCTCATCTTCCTCGGGCTGGACAGCCAG TTTGTCTGTGTGGAGTGCCTGGTGACAGCCTCCGTGGACATGTTCCCCAGGCAGCTCCGGAAGAGCGGGCGGCGGGAGCTCCTGATCCTTGCCATCGTGGTCCTGTGCTACCTGATCGGGCTCTTCCTGGTCACCGAG GGCGGGATGTACATCTTCCAGCTGTTTGATTATTACGCCTGCAGTGGCGCGTGCCTGCTGTTCCTTTCCGTGTTTGAAGTGCTCTGCGTCGGCTGGGTGTACG GGGCCGACCGTTTCTATGACAACGTGGAGGACATGATTGGCTACCGGCCGTGGCCCCTAGTGAAGATCTCCTGGCTCTTCCTGACCCCGGGCCTTTGCCTG GccactttcctcttctccttgaGCAAGTACACACCTCTCAGATACAACAACGTCTATGTGTACCCGGCCTGGGGATACTTCATCGGCTGGCTCCTGGCTGGCTCCTCCATGAGCTGCATCCCACTTTTCATCGTCATCGCCCTCCTGAAGACCCAGGGTTCCTTCAGGAAG CGCCTGCGGCAGCTCGTCACCCCTGACCCCAGCCTGCCACAGCCCAAGCGACACCTGTGTCTGGACGGTGGCAGCGGCCGGGACTGCGGGCCTTCCCCAACGAAGGCGGGTCTCATGGCCGGGGAGAAGGAGACGCACTTGTAG